The proteins below are encoded in one region of Apium graveolens cultivar Ventura chromosome 4, ASM990537v1, whole genome shotgun sequence:
- the LOC141718750 gene encoding uncharacterized protein LOC141718750 yields MTRSSLKEMKLPPKLWAEGVRNAIYIFNRLLTRALTNQTPYEVWESKKPEWPWDSLLEGEDVQETFSVPELFDTNEEAHSDVHEPANSDDYDYSPQSEIHGESSGENSGQGRTGTSPQTSELQTQAETPSYAEQSSTNIVNRDNYDDNTTPKKFRSIRSIYQTLDDEELHLMGIDEPVNYAQAVKDVKWRDAMKQEMNSIEANETWRLMELPPDQKIIGLKWIYKLKKDANGKVVKHKARLVAKGYVQEHGIDFDEVYAPVTHIEIVRLLLALAAKE; encoded by the exons ATGACTAGAAGTAGCCTAAAGGAGATGAAGCTACCACCAAAGCTATGGGCTGAAGGAGTCAGAAATGCCATATATATTTTTAACAGACTTCTAACACGAGCTTTGACGAATCAAACTCCATATGAAGTGTGGGAAAGCAAGAAACCAGAG TGGCCTTGGGACTCACTGTTAGAAGGAGAAGATGTGCAAGAGACATTCTCAGTACCGGAATTATTTGACACAAACGAAGAAGCACACTCAGACGTTCACGAACCTGCAAACTCTGATGACTATGACTACAGTCCACAATCTGAAATTCATGGTGAAAGCAGTGGTGAGAACAGTGGCCAAGGGAGAACAGGTACATCTCCTCAGACGTCAGAGTTGCAGACACAAGCAGAAACTCCCAGTTATGCAGAGCAATCCTCTACAAATATTGTTAACCGGGACAACTATGATGACAACACTACTCCAAAGAAGTTCAGGTCAATCAGGAGCATATATCAGACATTGGACGATGAAGAGTTGCATCTTATGGGCATTGATGAGCCCGTCAACTATGCACAAGCTGTAAAAGATGTAAAATGGAGAGATGCAATGAAGCAGGAGATGAATTCCATCGAAGCAAACGAGACATGGAGACTCATGGAATTACCACCCGACCAGAAAATCATAGGCTTGAAGTGGATTTACAAGCTCAAAAAGGATGCAAATGGGAAGGTCGTGAAACACAAAGCTCGACTTGTCGCGAAGGGTTACGTGCAAGAGCATGGAATTGATTTTGACGAAGTCTACGCACCTGTTACTCACATAGAAATAGTGAGACTATTGTTAGCCTTGGCAGCCAAAGAATAA